A single Prochlorococcus marinus XMU1410 DNA region contains:
- a CDS encoding cytochrome c, with product MSTSSSTAAERDFKREFLKIFFLLFGVLLISLSIFFVNHHENNKYIIETLELNGSAEEGDALFKINCVGCHGITARGLVGPDLHSITQRLNDKEIIKQVTGGLTPPMPSFEIDPVNMSNLLKYLHSLE from the coding sequence GTGTCAACATCTTCATCAACTGCAGCAGAAAGGGACTTTAAAAGAGAATTCTTAAAAATTTTTTTTCTTTTATTTGGAGTTTTATTAATTTCTTTATCAATATTTTTCGTAAATCATCATGAAAATAACAAATATATTATTGAAACTCTTGAGCTTAATGGCTCTGCTGAGGAGGGAGATGCTCTTTTTAAGATAAATTGTGTTGGATGTCATGGAATTACAGCAAGAGGATTAGTGGGTCCAGACTTACACTCAATAACTCAACGTTTGAATGATAAAGAGATAATTAAACAAGTTACTGGAGGCCTGACTCCACCTATGCCAAGTTTTGAAATTGATCCTGTAAATATGTCCAATTTATTAAAATATCTTCATAGCCTTGAATGA
- the petG gene encoding cytochrome b6-f complex subunit V, which translates to MIEPLLCGIVLGLVPITLLGLFVSAWNQYRRGSGMLDID; encoded by the coding sequence ATGATCGAGCCTCTTCTATGTGGAATTGTTTTAGGTTTAGTTCCAATAACTCTTCTTGGATTATTCGTAAGTGCATGGAATCAATACAGAAGAGGTTCAGGGATGCTGGACATTGATTAA
- the rsmD gene encoding 16S rRNA (guanine(966)-N(2))-methyltransferase RsmD produces MKTNLRLIGGKKLQSPNNSYTRPTTLRVREAIFNILNKRVENSNWLDLFSGTGAISCEAYNHGARKIIAIEKNKINSKICLKNLFSLENTENRRNDIEVICKDVLKWTKPDYERNLSSRNMDLNKLKFDFVYLDPPYDVDFHELVLNQLFNCNLLKKDSTVICEHSPNLFIKKSTLWETIDVRNYGQSRLTFLINVQHP; encoded by the coding sequence ATGAAAACTAACTTAAGATTAATAGGCGGTAAAAAACTCCAAAGTCCAAATAATTCTTATACCAGACCTACAACTTTGAGAGTGAGAGAGGCCATATTTAATATATTGAATAAAAGAGTTGAAAATAGTAACTGGTTAGATTTATTTAGTGGAACAGGTGCTATATCTTGTGAAGCCTATAATCACGGGGCAAGAAAAATAATTGCAATTGAAAAAAACAAAATCAACTCAAAAATTTGCTTAAAAAACTTATTCTCGTTGGAGAATACAGAGAATAGGAGAAATGATATCGAAGTTATTTGTAAAGACGTTTTGAAATGGACTAAACCTGATTATGAGAGAAACTTATCATCTAGAAATATGGATTTAAACAAATTAAAATTTGATTTTGTATATCTAGATCCTCCATACGATGTAGATTTCCATGAATTAGTTTTAAATCAGTTGTTTAATTGTAATCTTTTAAAGAAAGATTCAACAGTTATTTGTGAACATTCTCCAAATTTATTTATTAAAAAAAGTACTTTGTGGGAAACTATAGATGTAAGAAATTATGGGCAGTCAAGATTAACATTTTTAATCAATGTCCAGCATCCCTGA
- the hisH gene encoding imidazole glycerol phosphate synthase subunit HisH → MHKIGLIDYGMGNIHSVTKSLESLGEEIILIKNFNDSKFCKAIILPGVGSFDPAMNNLINTDLITDLKKWIKSGKSFFGICLGLQLLFESSDEGKVKGLGILKGKIQKIPNIVNQRIPHMGWCQLLPTKKNTLFGIEELNNWVYFVHSYHAIPDDSNIIAAQVDYGSEKLTAMIENDNLLACQFHPEKSGKTGEKLLRRWLSNIQ, encoded by the coding sequence TTGCATAAAATTGGACTAATAGACTATGGAATGGGTAATATTCATTCTGTTACAAAATCTCTAGAAAGTCTTGGAGAAGAAATTATATTAATTAAAAACTTTAATGATTCCAAGTTTTGTAAGGCGATAATACTTCCTGGGGTTGGATCATTTGATCCAGCGATGAATAATCTCATAAATACTGATTTGATAACTGATTTGAAAAAATGGATTAAAAGTGGGAAATCCTTTTTTGGGATATGCTTAGGACTCCAACTCCTTTTTGAATCTAGTGATGAAGGAAAAGTTAAAGGCCTGGGAATTTTAAAAGGAAAAATACAAAAAATACCAAATATTGTTAACCAAAGAATCCCACACATGGGTTGGTGCCAACTTTTACCTACAAAAAAAAATACTTTATTTGGGATTGAAGAATTAAATAATTGGGTCTATTTTGTACATTCCTATCATGCAATCCCAGATGACTCAAATATTATTGCAGCTCAGGTTGATTATGGCTCTGAAAAATTAACTGCAATGATTGAGAATGATAATTTACTAGCCTGTCAATTTCATCCGGAAAAATCTGGAAAAACCGGTGAAAAACTTTTGAGAAGATGGCTGAGTAATATTCAATAA
- the trxA gene encoding thioredoxin, translating to MSSAPAVTDSSFDKDVLQSDLPVLVDFWAPWCGPCRMVAPVVEEISKDFEGKIKVFKLNTDENPNVASQYGIRSIPTLMIFKGGQKVDTVVGAVPKATLSSTLTKHL from the coding sequence ATGTCATCAGCTCCAGCCGTAACTGATTCTTCATTTGACAAGGATGTACTGCAAAGTGATCTACCAGTATTGGTTGATTTTTGGGCACCATGGTGCGGTCCATGTAGGATGGTCGCTCCAGTTGTAGAAGAAATCTCAAAAGACTTTGAAGGGAAAATTAAAGTTTTTAAATTAAACACAGATGAGAATCCAAATGTAGCCAGTCAATACGGAATTAGAAGTATTCCTACATTAATGATCTTTAAAGGAGGTCAAAAGGTTGATACCGTTGTTGGTGCTGTGCCAAAAGCAACTCTTTCGAGCACTTTAACTAAGCATTTATAA
- a CDS encoding GuaB3 family IMP dehydrogenase-related protein has protein sequence MNIELGLNKKVRRAYGIDEIALVPGNRTLDYDLTDPSWSIGNFKREVPIVASAMDSVVDVNTAVELTKLGSLGVINMEGIQTRYENPDKILNQIASVGKNDFVPLMQKIYSEPVKEGLIVQRINEVKERGGIAAFSGTPQAAIKFKETLNNAKIDLFFLQGTVVSTEHLGMEGKETLNIKDLCQSLNVPVIAGNCVTYEVAKLLMDAGVAGLMVGIGPGAACTSRGVLGIGIPQATAIADCSAARNDYFKESGRYIPIIGDGGIVTGGDICKCLACGADAVMIGSPIAKSSNAPGKGFHWGMATPSPVLPRGTRIEVGSTGSLERIIKGPALLDDGTHNLLGAIRTSMSTLGAKNIKEMQEVEIVIAPSLLTEGKVYQKAQQLGMGK, from the coding sequence GTGAATATTGAACTTGGTTTAAATAAAAAAGTCAGACGGGCTTATGGCATCGATGAAATAGCTTTAGTCCCTGGTAATAGAACACTTGATTACGATTTGACTGATCCTTCTTGGTCAATAGGTAATTTCAAAAGAGAAGTTCCGATCGTAGCAAGTGCGATGGATAGTGTTGTCGATGTCAATACTGCTGTAGAGCTCACAAAATTAGGTTCTCTAGGGGTTATTAATATGGAGGGCATACAAACACGATATGAAAACCCAGATAAAATATTGAATCAAATAGCATCAGTCGGGAAGAATGATTTTGTTCCATTAATGCAGAAAATATACAGTGAACCGGTCAAGGAGGGATTGATTGTGCAAAGAATAAATGAGGTAAAAGAAAGAGGAGGTATAGCAGCTTTTAGTGGGACTCCTCAAGCTGCCATAAAGTTTAAAGAAACACTTAATAATGCCAAAATAGATTTATTTTTTCTTCAAGGAACAGTTGTTTCCACTGAACATCTTGGTATGGAAGGTAAGGAAACCTTAAATATTAAAGATCTATGTCAATCTTTGAATGTCCCAGTTATAGCGGGTAATTGTGTTACTTACGAAGTTGCAAAACTTCTCATGGATGCTGGAGTTGCAGGACTGATGGTTGGGATAGGACCTGGAGCGGCATGTACATCAAGAGGAGTATTGGGAATTGGAATACCTCAAGCAACTGCAATTGCTGATTGTAGTGCGGCAAGAAATGATTACTTTAAAGAAAGTGGTCGTTATATTCCCATTATTGGTGATGGAGGAATTGTTACTGGCGGAGATATCTGTAAATGTTTAGCATGTGGTGCAGATGCTGTCATGATTGGATCCCCTATAGCTAAATCCTCAAACGCGCCAGGTAAGGGATTTCACTGGGGGATGGCTACTCCAAGTCCAGTACTGCCAAGGGGCACAAGAATTGAAGTTGGTTCTACAGGATCCTTAGAAAGAATAATTAAAGGCCCTGCATTACTTGATGATGGGACACATAACCTATTAGGAGCCATTAGAACCTCAATGAGTACTCTTGGAGCAAAAAATATTAAAGAAATGCAAGAAGTTGAAATAGTTATCGCACCATCGCTTCTTACAGAAGGTAAGGTTTATCAAAAAGCTCAGCAGCTTGGGATGGGTAAGTAG
- the gyrA gene encoding DNA gyrase subunit A codes for MSDIPDSDNPGLNEDNDRIIQTDLRNEMSRSYLEYAMSVIVGRALPDARDGLKPVHRRILYAMYELGLTSGRPYRKCARVVGEVLGKYHPHGDTAVYDALVRMAQDFSMRMPLIDGHGNFGSVDNDPPAAMRYTESRLKSLTDESLLEDIESETVDFADNFDGSQQEPTVLPARIPQLLLNGSSGIAVGMATNIPPHNLGELINGLKSIIKNPSIEDSELFEIIKGPDFPTGGQILGREGIKETFKTGRGSITMRGVANIDQIKSIGRAEKDAVIITELPFQTNKAALIERIADLVNEKKLEGISDIRDESDRDGMRIVIELKRDAYPQVVLNNLFKLTPLQNNFSANILALVKGEPTTLSLRKMLDVFLDFRVETIRRRTAFLLKKAEERDHIVKGLLLALDAMDEIINLIRSAKDSISAREKLQNDHKLSSIQADAILQMQLRRLTALEADKIKGEHNELTRKINLYQQILNSKERIFEIILEELNKIDERFSSPRKTEILDLGGGLDDIDLIANDRSVVLLTEAGYLKRMPVNDFESTSRGSRGKAGTKTKEDDDVKLFISCNDHDTLLLFSDRGVAYALPAYRVPMSSRTAKGTPSVQLLPIPREEKITSLVAVDSFVNDRYLLMLTKAGFIKRTALSAFSKIRSNGLIAINLEDGDALTWVRLSKEGDSVLIGSKTGMAIHFRLDCNELRPLGRTARGVKSMNLREGDNLVSMDVLTSNLVDQLAKIEDLTEDLDDNVEENSSDGPWVLIASAFGLGKRVPVAQFRLQKRAGMGLRAIKFRINDDQLVCLKVLGQGEELLLVTEKGVIVRTNADKISQQSRAATGVKLQRLDEGDHLSEVVLVPREQIEEKDQNSSIEQN; via the coding sequence ATGTCTGATATTCCAGATTCCGATAACCCAGGATTAAACGAAGATAACGACCGAATTATTCAGACTGACCTAAGAAATGAGATGTCTCGTTCATACCTTGAGTATGCAATGAGCGTAATAGTTGGTCGTGCTCTTCCAGATGCAAGAGATGGATTAAAACCTGTTCATAGAAGAATTCTTTATGCAATGTATGAACTTGGTTTGACTAGCGGTAGACCATACAGAAAATGTGCAAGAGTTGTAGGAGAAGTACTTGGTAAATACCATCCTCATGGCGATACTGCTGTTTATGATGCATTGGTTAGGATGGCTCAGGATTTCTCTATGAGGATGCCACTCATAGATGGCCATGGAAACTTTGGTTCTGTTGATAACGACCCTCCAGCAGCAATGAGATATACAGAATCTCGTTTAAAGTCTTTGACGGATGAAAGTTTATTAGAGGATATTGAATCTGAAACTGTAGATTTCGCCGATAATTTTGACGGTTCTCAGCAAGAGCCAACAGTTTTACCTGCTAGGATCCCTCAACTACTTCTTAATGGATCATCTGGAATAGCAGTAGGAATGGCAACTAATATTCCACCTCATAACTTAGGAGAATTAATTAATGGTCTAAAATCAATAATCAAAAACCCTTCAATTGAAGATAGTGAACTTTTTGAAATAATTAAGGGTCCTGATTTTCCCACAGGGGGTCAAATCTTAGGCAGAGAGGGTATAAAAGAAACTTTCAAAACAGGAAGAGGGTCAATAACCATGAGAGGGGTAGCAAATATTGACCAAATTAAATCCATTGGTAGAGCAGAGAAAGATGCAGTAATAATTACAGAGCTTCCATTTCAAACCAATAAAGCGGCATTGATAGAAAGAATTGCTGACTTGGTTAATGAAAAAAAATTAGAAGGTATTTCTGATATTAGAGATGAAAGTGATCGAGATGGGATGAGAATAGTTATTGAACTAAAAAGAGATGCCTACCCACAAGTAGTTTTAAATAATTTATTTAAGTTAACACCTCTTCAAAATAACTTTAGTGCAAATATCCTTGCTTTAGTAAAAGGAGAGCCCACAACACTTTCACTCAGGAAAATGTTAGACGTTTTTCTAGATTTTAGGGTGGAGACAATAAGGCGAAGAACAGCATTTTTATTAAAAAAGGCAGAAGAAAGAGATCATATTGTAAAGGGTCTTTTATTGGCCTTAGATGCTATGGATGAAATTATAAATCTAATAAGATCAGCGAAAGATTCAATATCAGCTCGAGAAAAACTACAAAACGACCATAAATTATCTTCCATACAGGCAGATGCAATTCTACAAATGCAGTTAAGAAGATTGACAGCACTTGAAGCAGATAAAATCAAAGGGGAACATAATGAGTTAACCCGAAAAATCAACCTTTATCAGCAAATATTAAATAGTAAAGAAAGAATTTTTGAAATTATTCTTGAAGAACTTAATAAAATCGATGAAAGGTTCTCTTCTCCTAGGAAAACAGAAATATTAGATTTAGGCGGCGGATTAGATGATATTGATCTCATAGCTAATGACAGATCCGTAGTTCTATTAACTGAAGCAGGTTATTTAAAAAGAATGCCTGTTAATGATTTTGAATCTACCAGTCGTGGTTCAAGGGGTAAAGCTGGCACAAAAACCAAAGAAGATGATGACGTGAAATTATTTATAAGCTGTAACGATCATGATACTCTTTTGCTTTTCAGTGATAGAGGAGTAGCTTATGCTCTCCCAGCATATAGGGTTCCTATGAGTAGCAGAACAGCAAAAGGGACTCCATCAGTGCAACTTCTCCCAATTCCAAGAGAAGAAAAAATAACTTCACTAGTTGCTGTGGATTCTTTTGTTAATGATCGTTATTTATTAATGCTAACCAAAGCTGGCTTTATAAAAAGAACTGCACTTTCTGCTTTCTCAAAAATACGCTCGAATGGACTAATAGCAATAAATCTTGAGGACGGAGATGCCCTAACCTGGGTCAGATTATCAAAAGAAGGTGATAGTGTTTTAATTGGATCTAAAACAGGAATGGCGATTCATTTCAGACTAGATTGCAATGAATTAAGACCACTTGGTAGAACAGCAAGAGGGGTTAAATCAATGAACTTGAGAGAAGGAGACAATCTAGTTTCTATGGATGTTTTAACATCTAATTTGGTTGATCAATTGGCTAAAATAGAGGATCTCACAGAAGATCTTGATGATAATGTTGAGGAAAACTCTTCAGATGGTCCATGGGTATTAATAGCTAGTGCATTTGGACTAGGAAAGAGAGTACCTGTAGCTCAGTTTAGATTACAAAAAAGAGCAGGCATGGGTTTGAGAGCAATAAAATTTAGAATTAACGATGATCAGCTAGTTTGCTTGAAGGTCCTTGGCCAGGGAGAAGAATTACTACTTGTGACCGAAAAAGGTGTAATAGTAAGAACAAACGCCGATAAAATCTCTCAGCAATCCAGGGCAGCTACAGGAGTAAAATTACAAAGATTAGATGAGGGTGATCATTTATCTGAAGTGGTATTGGTACCTCGTGAACAAATAGAGGAAAAAGACCAAAACAGCTCAATTGAACAAAATTAA